A single window of Leopardus geoffroyi isolate Oge1 chromosome D4, O.geoffroyi_Oge1_pat1.0, whole genome shotgun sequence DNA harbors:
- the FAM163B gene encoding protein FAM163B produces the protein MTAGTVVITGGILATVILLCIIAVLCYCRLQYYCCKEESEEDEEEPDFAVHANPPPLPCGRSLVLTNGPALYPAASTSFSQKSPQARTLCRSCSHYEPPAFFLQEPEDEDVRNGGERVAYQSVSQEDAEPPPGAFGGLQALNPNRLSAMREAFSRSRSISTDV, from the exons ATGACAGCCGGGACCGTGGTCATCACTGGGGGCATCTTGGCGACTGTGATTCTGCTCTGTATCATCGCTGTTCTGTGCTACTGCCGGCTCCAG TACTACTGCTGCAAGGAAGAGtcggaggaggacgaggaggagccTGACTTCGCCGTGCACGCGAACCCGCCTCCGCTGCCCTGCGGCCGCAGCCTGGTGCTCACCAACGGGCCGGCGCTCTACCCGGCCGCCTCCACCTCCTTCAGCCAGAAGAGCCCGCAGGCCCGCACCCTCTGCCGCAGCTGCTCCCACTACGAGCCGCCCGCCTTCTTCCTGCAGGAGCCCGAGGACGAGGACGTGCGCAACGGCGGCGAGCGCGTGGCCTACCAGAGCGTCAGCCAGGAGGACGCCGAGCCGCCGCCGGGGGCCTTCGGGGGCCTGCAGGCGCTCAACCCCAACCGCCTCTCGGCCATGCGGGAGGCCTTCTCCCGGAGCCGCAGCATCAGCACCGACGTCTGA